Part of the Oerskovia paurometabola genome is shown below.
CGTCGGGGTCGGCGGCAGGGTCGAGGCGTTGCAGGCGGCTCTTGGCGTCCGCGACGCGCCGCGTGAGACCCAGGTCCACGAACGCCTTGATCACGCCCTGGACGTACCCCTGGATGACGTTCTCGCGGTCCTCGGGCAGAGGTGCGACGGCGAGCTGGTTGACGATGCCCCGCACGGTCTCGGGCGACTGGTCGATCACGTGCTCGACCCACTGCCCCGCGGGGTGCGCGGCGGCGCCCGCCATGCCGCCGGCGGCCCGGATCGCGTCGTGCACGGCCCGCCAGGCTGGCGTCGCGAACGCGGTCTCGGAGAACGCGTCGAACTCCTCGGCCGGCACGTACTGCGGGTACTGGAGCGCGACGAGGAGCGCCTGCCGCTCGAGGCGGGCCACGGGGTCGCGCGGGTCGGGCTGCGCGAAGACGGGACCCGACGGCGCCGCGGAAGCTCCGTCGTCGGGCGTGGGAGCGACCGGGCGGACCGGGGCCGGGAGCGTCTGCGGGACCCCGCCCTTGCCCGCCGCCGCGACCGCGCGCCGCACCGACTCGGAGTCCATCCCGATCCAGCCCGCGAGCATGCGCGCGTACTCGGGCCGCAGGGCCGTGTCGCGGATGCCCGCGACGACCGGGGCCGCCGCACGCAGCGCGGCCACGCGCCCCTCGGCGGTGTCGAGGTCGAACGTGGCGAGCGTGGTGCGGATGACGAACTCGAACAGCGGCTGGCGCCCCTCCACGAGGGCTCGGACGCCCTCGGGGCCGCGCGCCATGCGCAGCTCGCACGGGTCCATGCCGCTGGGCTCGACCGCGACGAACGTCTGGGCGTAGAAGCGCTGGTCCTCGCCGAACGCGCGGACTGCGGCCTTCTGGCCCGCGGCGTCGCCGTCGAACGTGAAGACGACCTCTCCGCCGAGCGACGCGCCCGACGCGAGCTGGAGCCCGCCCCCCGCGGTCGTGTCCCCGAGCAGCCGGCGCACGATGCGCGCGTGGTCGGTGCCGAACGCCGTGCCGCACGTCGCGACGGCGGTCGTGATCCCCGACAGGTGCGCGGCCATGACGTCGGTGTACCCCTCGACGA
Proteins encoded:
- the dnaG gene encoding DNA primase, whose product is MAGLIRREDVDAVRERARIDEIVSSHVTLKPAGVGSLKGLCPFHDERSPSFHVRPQVGRWHCFGCNEGGDVISFVQKIDGMTFTEAVEYLADRVGIQLRYEEGGGPRRAEEPGKRQRLLEAHRVASQYFSEQLFAPGATVARTFLAERSFDRSDAERFGVGFAPTGWDSLLRHLRGRGFTEAELVASGLMSQGQRGIYDRFRGRLVWPIRDVTGETIGFGARKLFDEDQGPKYLNTPETTLYKKSQVLYGIDLAKREIAKNKRVVVVEGYTDVMAAHLSGITTAVATCGTAFGTDHARIVRRLLGDTTAGGGLQLASGASLGGEVVFTFDGDAAGQKAAVRAFGEDQRFYAQTFVAVEPSGMDPCELRMARGPEGVRALVEGRQPLFEFVIRTTLATFDLDTAEGRVAALRAAAPVVAGIRDTALRPEYARMLAGWIGMDSESVRRAVAAAGKGGVPQTLPAPVRPVAPTPDDGASAAPSGPVFAQPDPRDPVARLERQALLVALQYPQYVPAEEFDAFSETAFATPAWRAVHDAIRAAGGMAGAAAHPAGQWVEHVIDQSPETVRGIVNQLAVAPLPEDRENVIQGYVQGVIKAFVDLGLTRRVADAKSRLQRLDPAADPDAYGAAFAELLSVEKERRELRERV